caAGTAGAATATGAATTTGTTGAATTCACTATGTACACATTTGTACAATATCCtccaataaaaaatatacagtTTCATTGGAATATACAAATTTCAAAAAGATAAAATTTAATTGAAGCGTTAAGTGAAATGATAAAACCATTTTGATAGTATACACACTGATTCAAATGATAAaaacagaaaatataaaataatttatccaGCGTCCCTTATTACTATGATACGTCATAAtcatcttctctttttcttttcatagAATCTTCAATCTCTACTTTGATAGGTGGCATTGTTTGTCCTGAAGAAATCTGTATTTTTGGCTTGGCTACTTGTGCCTTTACGGTAGCTCCACCAGTTGTGGCTATAAATTTAaacaattaatataaataaaaaatgaaaaatataatagcaaatattattattattacatacacAATTTTGTATCTTACGTATTAATGAAATATGGATAGAGGGAATAGATGTTTGGGAATGCAAGGTCCGGAAGGGATCTGTGATACGATATAATTAACAAATTAGTTCCTGTTATATATTCTTTACTTTTACTTTCCTGTATCATTTACCTGTTGTAAATTTCAGGACAGGTTTTGGCATTGAAATGCTTTGAGTTCTGGCAACTGTTGCAAGTGTTCCAGGCCTTTTAACTATGGAGAGGCCAGATTTACTACTTTCTACTTTGTTCTTAGACTGACCACTTTGGATGTTATTTCCAACCAAAGAATGCAATGGTTTCCCAACTACTTTCTTCGTTGAATTCTTAAGTTTATAATTTGTTGCATTCAAGCAAAATCTGTCAGGTGGTAATCTTAAACCACTGTTTGATTTGACAAATGGCAATGGTATATTGTTTTTGGCCCGAGCAACATCTAATAACACTTCTCTTGGTGGTGGATTTGTAAACGTACGTTCCAATTGCATCTTAACTGCTAATCTAACGTCATCCAAATCGATAAACTTCTTTTTAGCGTGATTTGCGTAAATTCTACTGTCGTCTAATATGCAAGTAACATAACCTGCGGAATTAAACCGAAAATAACTTTACAGCTTACTTCCAAATGTAAAATCATAAATGCAAAATCATGCATGATTATATACTTCATTGCATCTACATTactttaaataaattgtaaatataataaattacttACGATACGTAAATTCGAGCAATTGGTTTATAACCTTCGAATCGTAATCTGTAATTCCCATATCTTTCATAATTGACATTATAACTTGGGCATCTTTTGGAATATGTTTTATGTGGCTCatatttttcgctttttccGCCATTTTAAGAAATACTCTTATAATAGTACTCTCTACAACAATTCCGAGTCACAACTATATGTATCTTGAATTAACTTTCCAAGTCAAAGTTCGACTAAACATTATGAAATACACGCCAATATCATGCAGTGCTACCATTTataaaattcaaactttacaagatcagaaatttattattttcaaatttcgtaattaataataattatccaTTGCTGTCATCATTTTCACTGTTAAATATTGTTTTCGAACATCAAGAAGTAATTACATGAAAAGACATGAAAAAATTTGTAGTTTTAGTGCGGTAGTTAATGTAGTTAGTGTGGTAGCCATTAAAGCAGAATTCATCATATTACACTTAAATTTGTTTGTTGGGTTCGTGAGTTGATATTTGTTATTTTGGGCGAATGCATGTATGCATTTTTGAATTACCATCTACCAATCTTTGAGGTAAATATATCTCGCTGTATTCAATTGATTTTATGCGAATTATATATTCAAAGATCATATTTAGtttctatttcattttattttacattttagaCACATGGTCAAAATTAACAGCAATGGCATCCTTAGGGGTAGTTGATAGACATCACGAACAAGAATTCTTATCTGTAATGCAATCTTATGTCCTGTGGGATACTGGTGCAGGAGCTGGTTGTTCCCAAAGTAGTGGCTTGTGTGTGCTAGGGCTCATTCGCGCAAAGCATGGGACAGCAATTACAGATTACTTATTTGGCCAGTTTAAGGACACACAGAATGAGGTATAATGATTTGCAAAAATATAGTGTAGTCATAGAATCAATTGAGCAGTAAAGTAAATCCGTGTTGAGCAATGAAGTGACaaattaaaagataaagcagAGAATAATAAACTTGAACTTATTGATCATAGTTTATTAATAGTTAAAGTATCAAATATTATGTAGAAGGTAAAGTTAAAGACATAAAattaacattatatacatagtgttgaataaaataatattattgtttCTTTATATCAATTTGAAACTGCAGGATATGGTATATTTATAATCTGGAATGATTTTCTTATAGATGGCCTGTCATTGGAGCTGTTTAGGACTGGGTCTGGCTGCTACAGAATCTCATATGGACGATTGAAATTCAGAGTTTATCAAAGTGATATTATTATGGGTTAAGGGTTCCACTATAGGCATGATCGTTCTTGGATCCAGATCAATGCAAGCAATTGAGAATATGGTTGCGGTAAGTtgaaataaaagtttatttacatatatttcgatGATTAATATTATCATCTGGTATTTACTTCTCAACTTGAagaaatatgttatatattcGTACG
The Bombus affinis isolate iyBomAffi1 chromosome 2, iyBomAffi1.2, whole genome shotgun sequence genome window above contains:
- the LOC126928883 gene encoding 26S proteasome non-ATPase regulatory subunit 1-like isoform X2, coding for MASLGVVDRHHEQEFLSVMQSYVLWDTGAGAGCSQSSGLCVLGLIRAKHGTAITDYLFGQFKDTQNEMACHWSCLGLGLAATESHMDD
- the LOC126928882 gene encoding transcription initiation factor TFIID subunit 9-like, producing the protein MAEKAKNMSHIKHIPKDAQVIMSIMKDMGITDYDSKVINQLLEFTYRYVTCILDDSRIYANHAKKKFIDLDDVRLAVKMQLERTFTNPPPREVLLDVARAKNNIPLPFVKSNSGLRLPPDRFCLNATNYKLKNSTKKVVGKPLHSLVGNNIQSGQSKNKVESSKSGLSIVKRPGTLATVARTQSISMPKPVLKFTTATTGGATVKAQVAKPKIQISSGQTMPPIKVEIEDSMKRKREDDYDVS